The following coding sequences lie in one Arachis ipaensis cultivar K30076 chromosome B03, Araip1.1, whole genome shotgun sequence genomic window:
- the LOC107633488 gene encoding uncharacterized protein LOC107633488 codes for MANESMMKKEVQVAKGSEEKDALEKAEVTLSYAPPRAPILEPEVSHLQELQEETRDKQFFQFLEVFKKLQINIPFAEILEKKPSYAAFMKCLLFEKMALKGDETVVLIKECSALIQSKLPKKMPNLGSFQISCTIKNIIFDKAFCDIGSSINLIAMSVMKKLQIQEAQPIRIAL; via the coding sequence ATGGCTAACGAATCCATGATGAAGAAGGAGGTGCAAGTTGCTAAGGGGTCAGAAGAGAAAGATGCTCTAGAAAAGGCTGAAGTTACACTGTCATACGCCCCACCTAGGGCACCTATACTAGAGCCTGAAGTATCACACCTTCAGGAGCTCCAAGAGGAGACCAGGGATAAGCAGTTCTTTCAGTTCTTGGAGGTCTTTAAAAAGttacagatcaacattccttttgctgagATTCTGGAGAAAAAGCCTTCCTATGCTGCATTCATGAAATGCTTACTCTTTGAGAAGATGGCTTTAAAAGGAGATGAAACAGTGGTCCTGATCAAGGAATGTAGTGCACTCATTCAGAGCAAGCTGCCAAAGAAGATGCCGAATTTAGGGAGCTTTCAGATTTCTTGTActattaaaaatatcatttttgacAAAGCCTTTTGTGATATTGGCTCAAGTATCAATCTGATAGCcatgtctgtgatgaagaagctgcaaattcAAGAGGCACAGCCTATAAGGATAGCATTGTAG